Proteins encoded in a region of the Bacillus sp. T3 genome:
- a CDS encoding amino acid permease, translating to MQSQQQSNTNQLQRGLEPRHITLMSLGAAIGVGLFLGSASAIKLAGPGIILGYAFAGMIMFFIMRALGEMAIQKPVAGSFSQYARDYLGPLAGYITGWNYWFLWVVTCMAEITAAGIYMEYWFPNVPRWIWALVALVIMVAVNFLAVKAYGELEFWFALIKIVTIVFMIVVGLGMIVFGFGNGGIATGISNIWEHGGFLPNGIKGVLMSLQMVMFAFLGIEMIGITAGEVKNPEKTLAKAIDTVFWRILLFYVGALFVIMSIYPWTEIGLKGSPFVLTFDKLGIPAAAGIINFVVLTAALSSCNGGIFSTARMLFNLAQHGEAPPAYSKLNKNGVPSFAVLATAGALLIGVVLNYFVPAKVFTWVTAISTFGAIWTWAMILLSQLRYRKGLTKAETNALKYKMPLYPLTSYISLAFLLLVAGLMAYFPDTRIALIVGPLWLGILVAFYFGKGLHKRNKQKDTLEEQVG from the coding sequence ATGCAATCACAGCAACAATCAAACACGAATCAGCTGCAAAGGGGATTAGAGCCACGACATATCACCCTAATGTCATTAGGTGCGGCAATTGGAGTTGGCCTTTTCCTTGGTTCCGCTTCAGCTATTAAACTAGCAGGACCAGGAATTATTCTAGGATATGCTTTTGCTGGAATGATCATGTTTTTTATTATGAGGGCATTAGGTGAGATGGCCATTCAAAAACCAGTTGCAGGCTCTTTCAGTCAGTACGCTAGAGACTATTTAGGCCCACTTGCAGGCTACATAACAGGCTGGAATTATTGGTTTTTATGGGTTGTTACATGCATGGCTGAAATTACTGCAGCTGGGATTTATATGGAGTATTGGTTCCCGAATGTCCCACGTTGGATTTGGGCCCTTGTCGCATTAGTCATTATGGTTGCTGTTAATTTCCTTGCTGTTAAAGCCTATGGTGAACTTGAATTCTGGTTTGCGTTAATCAAAATCGTAACGATTGTCTTTATGATTGTAGTTGGTCTTGGAATGATTGTATTTGGATTTGGAAATGGTGGAATAGCTACAGGAATCAGTAATATATGGGAGCATGGCGGATTTCTACCAAATGGCATTAAAGGTGTATTAATGTCGTTGCAAATGGTTATGTTCGCTTTTCTCGGAATTGAAATGATTGGAATTACAGCAGGAGAGGTTAAAAACCCTGAAAAAACATTAGCGAAAGCGATTGATACAGTATTCTGGCGTATTCTTCTTTTCTATGTGGGGGCATTATTTGTTATTATGTCTATCTATCCATGGACTGAGATTGGTTTAAAAGGAAGTCCATTTGTTCTAACTTTTGATAAGCTTGGTATTCCTGCAGCAGCCGGAATTATCAACTTTGTTGTTTTAACGGCTGCGCTCTCCTCTTGTAACGGCGGTATCTTCAGCACGGCGCGCATGCTATTCAACCTTGCACAACATGGGGAAGCGCCACCTGCTTATAGTAAATTAAACAAAAATGGTGTTCCTAGCTTTGCCGTTCTAGCTACAGCAGGTGCCCTATTAATCGGGGTTGTCCTTAATTACTTTGTTCCAGCAAAGGTATTTACATGGGTAACTGCAATTTCAACCTTCGGCGCCATTTGGACATGGGCAATGATTTTACTATCACAACTACGTTACCGTAAAGGACTAACGAAGGCAGAAACAAATGCGCTAAAATACAAGATGCCTCTTTATCCGCTTACCTCTTATATCTCCCTTGCCTTTTTGTTGTTAGTAGCTGGATTAATGGCTTATTTCCCAGATACTAGAATTGCGTTAATCGTTGGACCGCTTTGGTTAGGAATACTGGTCGCCTTCTATTTTGGGAAAGGGCTTCATAAAAGAAATAAGCAAAAAGACACGTTGGAAGAACAAGTGGGATAA
- a CDS encoding MFS transporter, with protein MIKNNYVKTLENFKKASLYGIVFGIALFIAGIFVTVFTKPYLISAAGIGVMIASMVVFGFGMCLGLMEEYNEKTYY; from the coding sequence GTGATTAAGAATAACTATGTAAAAACCTTAGAAAATTTTAAGAAGGCATCACTTTATGGAATTGTATTTGGGATTGCTCTTTTTATCGCCGGAATTTTTGTAACCGTTTTCACAAAACCTTATCTCATCTCAGCGGCTGGAATCGGGGTCATGATTGCCTCTATGGTTGTATTCGGTTTTGGAATGTGCCTCGGACTTATGGAGGAATATAACGAAAAAACATATTATTAA